The nucleotide window ACTTTCGTCGGCTTGATTGCACCAACATCGTGTTTGTTACAAGCAAGAAGTTTTGAAAATGTGACGTAAGTTACGTAAATGGTGTCACATGTTACGTTAAAGTCCGTTTCACATTACAGCAAAATATTGCCAGAATATATTACCAGCAAAATattgctttgtatatatatttctgtttgtatatatatttctattttttcaatatattaCTGTAATGTAAAACGGccctaaaagaatgaataaacacTCCTCCTCGCGTACACTCTTACGCACATGACACTTTAGTTTTTAACCCATTTATACTTTTAATAACAGATGTCTAGCCGTAAATTCCCCTTGGCAGCGATTtaatatgggcgagtgaatgttatcaTAGCCGTCGGTTAACCCAATGTGAGGGTAAATAGGGCGATGGCTctctgtgtgggccgttggagtTGTCTGGTAGGCCGCAGAACCTGATTTCGTCTGCGTACCtcgaaatgagcattaaatactttagGACTCCCCATCGAAGTCATGacctctcctggaaataatagacagggtatatcccttgatatttgtgaggctagccatgtaaaatatgcacatctatctatctaagttACAGTGAAAACCAACGCACTAATCAGTTCGTTTAGCCACCCTTCATCGTCCAGAAATATCGTCAAATCTTGAAGGTTTCTCTTGCGACATGAAGAAAGAAATATATCTAGGTATGTCACTTCTACTCATAATATGAAGAAATTTTATCAGTAGcacaatattataaattttgacaGTAAATTCTTGTTGTAAGATGTAAAACTTTAGTATTGCAATTAATATATCGATATTATAATACCAGGTCTCATACTTCTTTGCTTCTGTcaaatctttttatctttttactacatttacaaaaaaaaaaaactctcaACAAAGCAGATATTGACAGAAAAACTTACTTAAACAAAGTTTGTTGTTTTAAACAACAATTCGTTCTTGTGACTACAGCCGTGCCAGTAACATGTGATTCCCGTAAATGCTTGCTTATTAAAACGTTTGTTCTACCGTGAGAAGTATTAAATATTCTCAGTATAAATTAACTTCTGCTAAAATTTGGAGCAAAACTATCTAGTAACCATTGTTCTGATAACATTAATAATGATTAGTTTTGCCCTAGTTTCAAGCCAATGCTCTAAGGGTTTCTACCAAGAAGCAGATCATGACCTTCTCTTATATTACGGGGAGAAAATTTGAAGAGGAGAAAGGTCATTGTTATAATACATaggcaaaataaaagaaaagacatcttcgttgtttttttatcatcacGTGATAACATTTACTTCAGCATTAATACATAGCAATTCCTGGTTTTTGACGTCATCATATATTCTTGCATTAACTCTATACAGCCCCTATAAAAAATGAGGATACCACTTatgagaaaaacaaaacaagttatTCCTACAAAATTTccaagaaaatatataacatGGTTTTTGATTTCAGCTGAATGTATCACTCTCTTGTAAAACCTTTAAAAGAGTTATCAGAATTTGACAGCCTATAACAGACAAGTTTGATTGTACTATTTCAACCCATTTCAACCCATTTCAACCCATTTCAACCCATTTCAACCCATTTAAACCCATTTCAACCCATTTCAACCCATTTCAACTCATTCAACTCATATTAACTCATATTAACTCATTTCAACCCATTTCAACCTATTTCAACCCATTTCAACTCATTTCAACCCATTTCAACCCATTTCAACTCATTTCAACCTATTTCAACCCATTTCAACCCATTTCAACTCATTTCAACTCATTTCAACCCATTTCAACCGTTTTTCCGCTAAAAGTCAGAACTGTTTCCCGAGTATCGCAAATACCGATACTCGCTTTAATTGGAACTCTAAAGGGACCAAAAAATTTATTGAATTCCTTATATGTGAGGCTAATATGCGACAATAGATGTGAAAATGTCCtatttattaaaagtttttagTTGATTAAGCTACAAATTGTAAGTAGGATAATAACTAATAAAAAGagctatttttaaataaaactttgttGCAGGTAAATCCAAGTGAAATATTATTCTTCAAAAAACAGTATTCAACTTCAAGCTTGTGTTTTATCTCCTATATTAGAAGTCATTGATTGAAATCCCACTTTAAGGAAGTTTTTTGTTTGACTGCATCTAATACATTCGGTCTCACTAAGAAACAGTCTTACTTATCCGCGGTCTTAATTAAGTTTTTTAGGTTCAATTTGCTGAAGAAGTACAAGGAATCGGTAAATTCAGTCTCAGTTAGCCAGAGTCCCACTGTAGCAAGACATGCAAGAATTAAAATGATGTGGTAACAAGAGTAACAATATTACTGTATTTTAGGGGTAAACTACATGGCATACAACGAGAATTTTAGAAACTTTTTCCAAAATGAAACAGTACTTTCTACTTACGCTAACAATGACAGAAGGTAAGTTGATGTTTGGAACGGTGATCACATGATCAAATTTATATGCTTGTGGTTTCTTGCAATCGATTTGATAAATCTTGAACGCGGCGCAATTTTTGTTGTCAACTTTGTATGAGCTACAAACAAGAAATGTAAACATACCATAAAATTGCTACCTAGACTATTGCCAGGTTGGCGAGGTCTATGGAAACGCAATAAGGTTTGACGTGTGATTGCTATAATATGACAGTACTTCATGTATTATGTTTGGGTACATGTTTATACATCCATGATGTATATGTTCACGGCTATTTATTTCTTCACTTTATTGGACACTatttgaacttttttaaaagtgagGTCTATAAATCGTGTTCCAGTGATTCGCAAATGAATAAAAGGGACTGAAATCGTTGTACGCTATccctattaaaggagaaatAACGAAGAATTAATAAAATGTTATGGAAAGTCCTGTTCCCGTAGTAAATTTGTAAGATAATATATATCCCTCTTTAGTTTGTTCTGTTccttgttacaaaaaaaatgttacaaaaaaaatgtttttttttattggtaCAACTTACCATGACCCATATGTTGATATACACGGTATAGGTATCCACCAGAACATCTTTCTCCGTATATACACATCAACCCGTACCTTTTCTGGTAGGGGAGTGTTtacttttaaatcaaatttaactGGAAGCTGATATCCTTTGCGCAGTTTAATAGACGGAAGTATAATGTTGCTGACTTTGACGGGAAGTATCTTTGCTAAACAGAATGTTAATTAGCTATTTCCTTGCATACTTCTTGTGTCTTGTACTGTATAAAAGTTTTTgaatcagaaaaataataattttgctgCTGTGAAAAGAAAGATGGAGAGCTACAAGGGTATACAAGCGTGTTCTTTAAACAACTTAAAAGTATTtgagtttattaaaaaatcaacaaGAATTACCTGCgttataatttatataaaattgctTAGCGATCAATTATAGATACTATTAAAATCTCTGCCAAAAATTGTCCGTACTAAATGTGTTTGATCTGATGTCAAATGTTTACTTGATAACCAGACCAAAGAATTATAAGGTTAAAATTCGTGAAAAAAGGAGCTGTGCCATAAATGATAATTACCTTCACCAAAAGATACTGTCGAAATCAAAGTGAGCTCGATATAATAAGTTGCAttgaaacattaaaaataaaaactgttgcttttaaacaaaaattttgaagatttttgtCCCGTTGCCTAAAaactaattaattttaaaagataTGTATCTCGAAAAACAGTGCTGTATTTGGCGCAGTTTCATCCATG belongs to Hydractinia symbiolongicarpus strain clone_291-10 chromosome 1, HSymV2.1, whole genome shotgun sequence and includes:
- the LOC130632019 gene encoding uncharacterized protein LOC130632019, giving the protein MKYFFFLHSILFVVTLCNADRISICPAAQTKILPVKVSNIILPSIKLRKGYQLPVKFDLKVNTPLPEKVRVDVYIRRKMFWWIPIPCISTYGSCSYKVDNKNCAAFKIYQIDCKKPQAYKFDHVITVPNINLPSVIVSGLYRVNARIYDDVKNQELLCINAEVNVIT